One Granulicella sp. 5B5 DNA window includes the following coding sequences:
- a CDS encoding type II CAAX endopeptidase family protein has translation MSDLPLPDPTETHALDIQHDTDPEHDHGIAHRIPHLGHALLFFAITAFALLFAAVFIYAFAHVHTQAAVLAHPGFALMAQGAGYAAAFAISFWVFPLIWHRGFFAGVHWNASVAKRHWLKIVVTGILVSIAAQLAINFVSSPEKAPIDQIMGNAHIIWYMALFAVLIGPFMEELAFRGFLLPALATAYDWLALERTPAGLDRWQRSTAHSTPALIFSAIISSVPFALLHAAQIGYAWGVVCILYGVSLALSLVRIRTQSLACSTLMHATYNGFIFVLLFISSSGFRHLDKIGR, from the coding sequence ATGAGCGATCTCCCCCTCCCCGACCCCACCGAGACCCACGCGCTCGATATCCAGCATGATACCGACCCCGAGCACGACCACGGCATCGCGCACCGTATCCCCCACCTCGGCCACGCGCTTCTCTTCTTCGCCATCACCGCCTTTGCCCTGCTCTTCGCCGCGGTATTCATCTACGCCTTCGCCCATGTGCATACGCAGGCAGCGGTCCTGGCGCATCCAGGGTTCGCCCTCATGGCCCAGGGAGCGGGCTACGCCGCCGCCTTCGCTATCTCCTTCTGGGTATTTCCTCTCATCTGGCACCGGGGCTTCTTCGCCGGAGTTCACTGGAACGCCTCTGTCGCCAAACGCCATTGGCTCAAGATCGTCGTCACCGGCATCCTTGTCAGCATCGCCGCGCAGCTGGCCATCAACTTCGTCTCCTCGCCGGAGAAGGCCCCCATCGATCAAATAATGGGCAACGCGCACATTATCTGGTACATGGCTCTCTTCGCCGTCCTCATCGGCCCATTTATGGAAGAGCTCGCCTTCCGCGGCTTTCTGCTCCCTGCGCTCGCCACCGCCTACGACTGGCTGGCCCTTGAGCGTACCCCCGCCGGACTCGACCGCTGGCAGCGTTCCACAGCCCATTCCACCCCCGCGCTCATCTTTTCCGCGATTATCTCCAGTGTTCCCTTCGCTTTACTTCACGCCGCGCAGATAGGCTACGCTTGGGGCGTAGTTTGCATCCTATATGGCGTGAGTTTGGCTCTGAGCCTGGTTCGCATTCGCACACAATCCTTGGCCTGTTCGACCCTGATGCACGCCACATACAACGGCTTCATCTTCGTCCTGCTCTTCATCTCGTCCAGTGGCTTCCGCCACCTTGACAAGATTGGGCGCTGA
- the mtnA gene encoding S-methyl-5-thioribose-1-phosphate isomerase: protein MIPTLEWTPAGVSFLDQTKLPLEETYVLATDYQQVATVIRDMIVRGAMAIGVSAAMGVALGIQSSTATDLPTLSAEVDVICATLAGTRPTAVNLFWGIAQVRDLYTQLAAANTPIPEIKQQVVVLANRLYDEDIANLHKLGAFGAELLPQEGTVLTHCNAGALAACGYGSALGVIRAAIEAGKNIDVFADETRPFNQGARLTAWELVKDNIPTTLICDNMAGYFMGQGRIKAAIVGADRIAANGDTANKIGTYSVAILCKEHGIPFYVAAPFNTIDLATPNGAAIPIEERSAREVTHVKGVQVTPDGVGIANPAFDVTPAKYITAIITEHGVLRAPYTDSIAAMAKQ from the coding sequence ATGATTCCTACCCTTGAATGGACGCCTGCGGGCGTCAGCTTCCTTGACCAGACCAAACTCCCTCTCGAAGAAACCTACGTTCTAGCCACCGACTACCAGCAGGTGGCCACCGTTATCCGCGACATGATCGTCCGTGGCGCGATGGCTATCGGCGTCTCCGCCGCCATGGGCGTCGCCCTCGGCATCCAGAGCTCCACCGCCACAGATCTCCCCACGCTCTCCGCAGAAGTCGACGTCATCTGCGCGACACTCGCCGGCACCCGCCCCACAGCCGTCAATCTCTTCTGGGGCATCGCCCAGGTCCGCGACCTCTACACCCAGCTCGCCGCCGCCAACACCCCCATCCCCGAGATCAAACAGCAGGTCGTCGTCCTCGCCAATCGCCTCTACGACGAGGACATCGCCAACCTCCACAAGCTTGGTGCCTTCGGTGCCGAGCTTCTCCCGCAGGAGGGCACGGTCCTCACCCACTGCAACGCCGGCGCGCTCGCCGCCTGCGGCTACGGCTCTGCCCTCGGCGTCATCCGCGCCGCCATTGAGGCCGGCAAGAATATCGACGTCTTCGCCGACGAGACCCGCCCCTTCAACCAGGGTGCCCGCCTCACCGCCTGGGAGCTCGTCAAAGACAACATCCCCACCACCCTCATCTGCGACAATATGGCCGGCTACTTCATGGGCCAGGGCCGCATCAAGGCCGCCATCGTCGGTGCGGACCGCATCGCCGCCAACGGCGACACGGCCAACAAGATCGGCACCTACTCCGTCGCCATCCTCTGCAAGGAGCACGGCATCCCCTTCTACGTCGCCGCTCCCTTCAACACCATCGACCTCGCCACCCCCAACGGCGCGGCCATCCCCATCGAAGAGCGCAGCGCCCGCGAAGTCACCCACGTCAAGGGCGTGCAGGTCACACCCGACGGCGTCGGCATCGCCAACCCCGCCTTCGACGTCACGCCCGCAAAGTACATCACCGCCATCATCACCGAACACGGCGTACTCCGCGCACCTTACACCGACTCCATCGCGGCGATGGCGAAACAATAA
- a CDS encoding VWA domain-containing protein — MALIPCKVVSLLALLCSLPALAQTAQPSPPEAQLNVVVHGHEGHAITGLTTADFHLTLNGQPLTITRVEEHTAATPPEPIRPVNLTPGTFADFTAIPPSSTLNILVLDSLNTPPEAQATLRTQLQHFAERAAPTGHLAIFGLTTHLILLQDFTTGPTVLKDAVEHQLIPRGEALLDTTHDLASAATAEHDLQLMQIAANLHEFESGMKSDNPQFRQQYTLDALHSLAVYLASLPGRKNVLWLATSFPVTLAPQPTANPELTQTDALLNAAGATLYPIDARSLLTPQPASHAIKFQDSADAEHTAMQQLASSTGGSAILNATSLLDAVTQATQLGAAYYTLTCPLAATTASPAIQVTLTGPAAANAMLIYPHGAPVKTDQLDGLRAAMARGAPAPQEIPFKVRVLPASTAPEPTIAPGNQQDPSYKIPGPWQRYEIDFAALAADFSLATAPNGQHTGKIEALAYVYDIDGRILNTDGKTISITLTPAQYARFRNSVLSLHVEISVPLRQQSYLRLSLRDTDSGRIGVVEIPVSAVSHLPPIAEHPGPSHPPAATH, encoded by the coding sequence TTGGCTCTCATTCCGTGCAAAGTGGTTTCTCTGCTCGCGCTCCTCTGTTCACTGCCCGCACTCGCGCAAACTGCCCAGCCATCACCCCCGGAAGCCCAGCTCAACGTCGTCGTGCACGGCCATGAAGGCCACGCGATTACCGGCCTCACCACTGCGGACTTCCATCTCACGCTCAACGGCCAGCCGCTCACCATCACGCGCGTTGAAGAGCACACCGCAGCCACACCTCCTGAACCCATCAGGCCGGTCAATCTGACACCCGGCACCTTCGCCGACTTCACCGCTATCCCGCCCTCCAGCACCCTGAACATCCTCGTCCTCGACTCCCTCAACACCCCGCCCGAAGCGCAGGCGACCCTCCGCACCCAGCTCCAGCACTTCGCCGAACGCGCCGCGCCCACCGGCCATCTCGCCATCTTCGGCCTCACCACCCATCTCATCCTGCTGCAGGACTTCACCACGGGCCCCACCGTCCTCAAAGACGCCGTCGAGCACCAGCTCATCCCACGCGGCGAAGCGCTCCTCGACACCACCCACGACTTAGCCAGCGCCGCAACCGCCGAGCACGACCTCCAGCTCATGCAGATCGCCGCCAACCTCCACGAGTTCGAATCCGGCATGAAGAGTGACAACCCGCAGTTCCGCCAGCAGTACACGCTCGACGCCCTGCACTCTCTCGCGGTCTATCTCGCCAGCCTGCCCGGACGCAAGAACGTCCTATGGCTCGCCACCAGCTTCCCCGTCACCCTCGCCCCGCAACCCACGGCCAACCCCGAGCTCACCCAGACCGACGCGCTGCTTAACGCCGCCGGCGCCACACTCTATCCCATCGACGCCCGCAGCCTCCTCACACCCCAGCCCGCCAGCCACGCCATCAAGTTCCAGGACTCCGCCGACGCCGAACACACAGCCATGCAGCAACTCGCCTCCAGTACCGGCGGCAGTGCCATCCTCAACGCAACCAGTCTCCTCGACGCCGTCACCCAGGCCACCCAGCTCGGCGCGGCCTACTACACCCTCACCTGCCCCCTCGCTGCTACCACCGCCTCGCCGGCCATCCAGGTCACACTCACCGGCCCCGCAGCCGCCAACGCCATGCTCATCTACCCCCATGGTGCACCCGTGAAAACGGACCAGCTCGACGGCCTGCGCGCCGCCATGGCCCGAGGCGCACCTGCACCGCAGGAAATCCCCTTCAAGGTCCGTGTCCTGCCCGCATCCACCGCGCCGGAGCCCACCATCGCCCCCGGCAACCAGCAGGACCCCTCCTACAAAATCCCTGGCCCCTGGCAGCGCTACGAGATCGACTTCGCAGCCCTCGCCGCCGACTTCTCCCTCGCCACTGCTCCCAACGGCCAGCACACCGGCAAAATCGAGGCCCTAGCCTACGTCTACGACATCGACGGCCGCATCCTCAACACCGATGGCAAGACCATCTCCATTACCCTCACACCCGCCCAGTACGCTCGCTTTCGCAACTCCGTCCTGAGCCTCCACGTCGAGATCTCCGTCCCCCTCCGCCAGCAGAGCTACCTCCGTCTCTCCTTGCGTGACACCGATAGCGGACGCATCGGCGTTGTTGAAATCCCCGTCTCCGCCGTCAGCCATCTTCCCCCCATCGCCGAGCACCCCGGGCCATCGCATCCCCCCGCCGCAACCCACTGA
- a CDS encoding permease, which produces MRLNCYGLVNAYPQVFGHLYFAPFNPRIKSLARANMIVFVSVGLAALISHAPRIRPTLWLILPLLGTLIGTADTIRCIQPRWSFYHGGVLLCIYMDLMALTLVAFLLLYPYFIWFSSTQ; this is translated from the coding sequence ATGAGACTAAACTGTTACGGGCTGGTGAACGCCTACCCACAGGTCTTCGGTCACTTGTACTTTGCCCCGTTCAATCCGCGTATCAAGTCGCTCGCCCGCGCCAACATGATCGTCTTCGTGAGTGTCGGCCTCGCGGCCCTCATCTCCCACGCCCCGCGCATCCGCCCCACGCTCTGGCTCATCCTTCCGCTTCTCGGAACCCTCATCGGCACCGCCGACACCATCCGCTGCATCCAGCCCCGCTGGAGTTTCTACCACGGCGGCGTCCTGCTCTGCATCTACATGGACCTTATGGCCCTCACACTGGTCGCGTTCCTCCTGCTCTACCCCTACTTCATCTGGTTCAGCTCCACCCAATAG